From the Echeneis naucrates chromosome 7, fEcheNa1.1, whole genome shotgun sequence genome, the window TTATTGCTGCGCTGCGTGCTGATGTGGTAAGAGAGAGTGTGTTGTAAGAACATGTTGAATGGTGTGACTTATGATGTCTAGAGAGACAGCCAAAACAGCCCGTGTTGATGTTGGAGGAAAAGTTTGATGGCTGAAATGAGCTGTTAGACAAGGTCCATGTGCACacgcatgtatgtgtgtgagtgggagaCTGAGGCAGACAAAGGAAAAGGGTTTTCTGACAGATTTTCTTCCCTTTTGACTGCAGCTCCCTTAATGGAGCAACCCAGATTCAAGAGTTTCCTGACCTGAAAGGAACCACCAGCCTGGAAATTTTGTGAGTGTCTCCTTTATGCCCcttcacacaacacaagcaCCACACACGCAGAGTATTATTTCATGGAGTGAGGCCTCACcacatacaacaacaaagacatagaaagaaggagagaagacacTGAGGTTGAGGGCAGAGATATAATCCCCGAAGTCCACatacatgaaagaaaatgagataAGAAGGAAAGATACACAGATACACTGagccaagagaaaaaaaagagaatatgtgtgtttttggagagCAACAGAAGACTCAAAAAAGGGAtagggaggggaaggggagtTATGCCAACCAGGGACAGGTTTTGCTAAATTTTACAGCTCCCTGTCTGACCAAGTTAAACTCACAGAACTGGAAGACTCTTTCGCTTGCTTGCACTTCAACAATGATCAGAGGATTCACTTTCTCTCTATAGGACGTTGACCCGGGCTGGTCTCTCAACTCTCCCTCTGGATCTATGCGAGCAGCTGCCTCGCCTCAGAGTGTTGTgagtacatacacacacacacatacacacacaaaccacgGATGGGGGGGAGTAAGAGGTACACAACTGATACACAAAACCAAATTGTGGAGAGTTGTGCCCCAAAGCAATCATTTGTACAGTCAGTATGCTATGAAATCCAATCACCATTCCCCCCCAAAATCATTGTCCTGCTATATCGTCTTGCTCACAGAGCCGACTTCACAAAAATAATCCAGTTACCCCCATAAATTCCCACGCTATAAATTCACAGCTGGTCACTgggtttatgtgtgtttgtgtgtgtgctttgtgtatTATTGAAGGGAGCTGTCTCACAACCAGATTGAGGATCTGCCCAGTTTTTACCACTGCTCTGCACTGCAAGAGATGTGAGTAGTTTATCCCCTGACACAGTGGCATGCACACATCCATCAAAATCAAGCCTTTTTTGCCAAATTCCCTTCAATTATTATCAACAGAGGACTACAGCATAACCAAATAAGGAGGATAGAGTCACAAACCTTCCAGCAGCTCACCTCTCTAAGGGCACTGTAAGtcagcttttgttttaattgtataTTTTATCAAAAACTTCAAGAAAGATTCTCATGCAACGCATTGTTTTGGATCAATGGCTCCAAAAATCGGTTTCAGCACTTCACTAAGAGGCTtggagacacagacaggtgtaaaatttaaagaaaaacccTAAAATTGGCCTTCAGTCACCAGATTTCAATCTAATTGAACGCAACTTGCAGATAAggctcttcatcatcatcatcaaaacaccAAATGCTGGACCATATTTTGGAGAAATTGTGTTTATAGCATACCTACAGCAGAGCTTCAGAGCCTTGTAGAATCAATATCAATGAGCTCCGTTGTTCTAGTAGCACATGGTGACTTAACACCTTACAGAGACATtgtatatgttgttttttttttttctttaatatgttACTGTATGCACAGGCTGAGGTTTTATCATATGATTAACACAATAGGAGAGAATATATACAAATTGTGGTTCCATTGCACAACTTTGTTTCTCAGACAATTCACTTTCTATCATTAGGATGTTGATAGTTGAATTGTGCTTTTTTCCTGTGAAATATTAGATCATTTTACTTTCTCACATTTAATGTGGGGTTAGGGAAAGTTTTAAAATACAGTAGTTGGTGGAAAGAAACTCCCTATCATGAAATGAGAGACTGAATTACTTAAGGAGTCTTAAGCCAAAAAGGCCATATAGTATTGGTTAACATAAAGTTATGTACACCTATGACTCACCACTGTCATCTAGTGGTGATCAAAATACAACTGTGcaacacattttgttgcagTTCCTCCCATTCAATTTCATCtcaattccttttttttcttttggggtcAGTGATCTCAGCTGGAATATGATCGAGTGGATTCATGCAGATGCTTTTACGTCACTTCACTCTTTGATCAAACTGTGAGTAAGACAATGAGGCTATGCAATTGGTCACCTATTCCAATAATCTGCTAATTACTTTTAATTAGTTAGTGTACTGAATTCGTGTATCTTTGATTAAAGTTATACTGTATGTCGGAGCCCTGAAATTGCACAAATTATTCGTACTTCATACTCTGGCCGGCTTCACAGAGACCATTGATATGCATTCAGTGATGAAGCACTCTGATCTGACACCCaatctcttctgtttttctcaatTTGTTCTGTATTTCTCAGTGACCTGACTGAAAACCATCTCAGCTCAGTCCCTGTTGCAGGTTTGGGGAGTCTCACCCACCTCAAGCTGAGGGGCAATACAAATTTATATGAGGCCTTCAGTCCTGATAACTTCCCCCGTATGaggtgacacaaacacactccatcACATATCCCTTATTCTTTCTTGCTGAATGTATTCCCCAACATAACCTTTGCATTTTGGTTTCTTAACCTCCAAATGTCAGATGATAACATGCCCAGGTGTGTGTCCTGTGGCTGTAGGAATAAATCCCTCCCCATCCCTTCAATTATCGTCCCTTTTACATGTTTCTATTAATATCTTTAATTTACGAAAAGCAGCCAAACTTTTCAACGGACTAATTACAGCGAATCCCTGCAGGCTATTCCCTAACTGAACTTTAACAATGAGGAAGCCTTTGTCGGTAGCAAGTTAATTCTTGTTACAAAGATCCCTGAGGGCCTGGAAAGgtgcagtgaaatgaaattggGGAGTGAGTTTCAAAGACATAGGATATGGCAGGTGATCAAGTGGCAATGTCAGCATTACTGTAGAACATTGTTCAAAACACAACTCCAGGCAGAGAGCCATTTTAAACAAAGCACATGTACCGCAAATGCTTTCCTATCCAGGCTTCACATGAcggaatatttttattttcattgctgATGATGGGTAATTTTACTTGATTTTGTAAATTCTTATTGGAATCACTAGTTATTATGAGGGCCATTCCATATATCAATTCCTACTGTGCTTCCTTTAACTTTATGAAAATCTAATGTAATCACATCAGCAGGGGAGTAAAAAGGGTGGAAGAAAATTCTCTCTTTTGACACAGAATGATGCCTGTCGTGTTGCTTACATCATGGGATGCTATTTCAAACCCCTTTTCAATAGCTAAAAACACACATACCATTACAAGGCGTAAAAAGTATTTCACTGTTTCCATTGACATCTGGCTACTGCTTTAAGACTTGGAAAAGCAGATTTGAAAAAACAATGAATCTATTAAATGTTACAAAAACAGATTGAAAGGAAAGTTGAAGTTGCTTTGAAATTGCCCAAGACTTCATATAAAAGGTGTTATTACACTTTCTTTGTGCAtcttttttacagtttttttttatagtttgtggTTTAATGTCCATACTACTTCCACCTGTTTTTTTACAGGGTGATAGAGATGCCTTATGCCTACCAGTGTTGTGTGTATGGCTCCTGTGAGAGCTACAAGCCTTCCAATCAGTGGGACACTGAGCAAAGCAACACTGATGAGGACCTACACAAGAGGACTGTGGCCATGTACCCTATCCATGCTGAAAGCCACTGTAAGAAAGCACACATATTATCTTTGAGAGCATAGCAGAGAACACACAGTCTGCACCCACGATGAGAGGGAAAGTTATACATGAACATCTGAGGCCCATATGTCAAGATAAACTGCCAATTTATTGACATAACTGACTTGAAACATGTCAAAGCCTTGCTGAAGCTACACACACCTGACAGCTGTCACACTCCTATACTTGAGCGTTGGCCGCTGTGGTGGAAACctgaaagtaatcaaacagacCCAAGGATCTACTATCTTAATCCTTTAATTAATCCTTCTGTAGAAGGATCAGGCACTCTCTACACGGAAGGAGGTaagcaaacaaatacagagTCCAATATCAAAGGTATTTTATAGGTACGGCCTGGTCAAAGAGGGTGAAACTAAAAGCAGTGAGTTAGTGACTGCATAAGAATAGAATGTCCAGAACAGACTTGAGTAATAATTTTTTATCACACCCCTTTGTGCATTCATGCAGCAGgcataaaatataaacaccaATAAACCAAAATTAAGTTTGAAATTAAAACCATTAAACCGACACAattaaagttgaaaataaacaattgCTGGGTGACCCAAAAGTTAAGAATAACAAAAGATGATTAAGCCATGGCATTGCACTGATTAAAATTTATTCACCTTTAATTGGTAGGAAAACAATCAGTATAATCAAATTTCATAGAGGAGTCAATTATcttctcaaaatatttttttcctgtcagtccAGATTAATGTTagatcaccccccccccccccccccaaattacACCAATCCCCTACAGCCATTGCCACACAATCTAAACTTCTGTGCATGCACGTGGAATAAGCTAATTCCCACAAGCTCAAACAAACTTTACTTCTTTgcaaaacatttcttcattcCAGATGACCCTGACTTGGAGGAGTTTCAAATGGAAATAGAGGAATCCAAATTACAGACCAGTGTCCAATGCACACCAACTCCAGGTAAGTGAAATTACCCCTGGAGCGGTCAGATTAGTGATTAGGTTCTATCAAGTGGTTTGATGAATTATTAGGAGCCATCACCCAGTTTATCAATATCTACAGTtgatgatttgtttgtttgcaggtcCTTTCCGTCCCTGCGACTCTCTGTTGGGAAGCTGGCTGGTTCGTGTGGGCTTGTGGTCTATCTCCTTGGTGTCTCTGTTGGGGAACTCCCTcctgcttctctccctcttcgGGTCACCTGGCTACCTATCACCGCTGCGGTTCACTGTGGCTTGCATGGGTGCTTCCAATCTGCTGACAGGGGTGTGCACATGTACCCTGACCCTTGTGGACGCACTTACCCTGGGAGAGTTTGGCCACCACGGCGCCCGATGGGAGGGTGGTCCCGGTTGTCAGGCAACAGGATGGGTCTGGGTGTTTGCATCTGAGGCGAGTGTACTGCTTCTGACTCTTGCAGCCGTACAGTGTGGTGTGAGTGTGACATGTACTCGTGCCTATGGGAAGTCCCCATCGCTTGGCAGTGTACGCACATGTGCACTTTTCTGCCTCACACTTTCCCTCACCATGGCCTCTCTCCCACTCGTAGGAATTGGGGAATATGGATCATCGCCTTTCTGCCTTCCCTCGCCCTTACCACCCCCATCCTCCCGGCTGCCATCCTCCCTGGGCTTCCCCTTAGCACTCATTATGATGAATACCATATGCTTGCTTATAGTCACAGGATCATACATCCGCCTTTACTGGGAGTTACTTCGAGGGGAGTGTGAGGGCTTGTGGGACTGTACCATGATCAAACATGTGGCCTGGCTGATATTCACCAATGGCCTTCTCTACATACCAGTAgctttcctctccctctgctccctcttGGGTCTCCTCTCTCTGGGAGAAGAGGTACTAAAATCAGTTCTCCTGCTTCTCCAGCCATTGCCTGCCTGTCTCAACCCCCTCCTATTCCTCCTTTTCACACGTGACCACTCCCAGTATTTCTTCTGGCCTCGCCCCAAAGCACACCCACAGTTGCGCAGGGACCGCACCCTGGACTCACTGGTTTctgtggagacagagaagagctCCTGCTCTGATTCATCAACACAAGCATCACTGGCCGATACTGACACTCTGTATCCTGGAGGATCCTCTCTCCAACCCAGACTGGATCCAATCAGATTTTCCCACtgttcctctgcctcctccgtTCCTCTCATCCCTTGCCAGATACCCACTCCTGCCGCCAGAGATAGAGACAGGGCAACAGAACAAGATAGCCTGAACGATAATGAATGTCGGAGGAGTTTGGATCAGGATGTTATTCATAACACCTGTGCTCTGTATCACTCAACCAAGactccctctctcacctctcacCCATGAGCCTTCCAAGCTAGCTGTCTGAATAAATGGGACACTATGGACATTCAAGGaccataaacaaacagcagcagcaagacCAGCTCTGGGTTATTAATCCTCAAGAACCTCAGATTTAGTCCACACAGAGACTGTACAGCACTCCAGAGAAATATGAGAACACAAGTGCCTCTGAAAACTGAGTGCAACTAAAGATTCCCGTCAAAATAAAGACTAATAAAAGAAGACACTGCAAGTAACAACAACTtttacagtaaaagaaaatgtctgacaTTATTCAGTAGATTGTGCCAGTCATGGCATAAAGAGGCTGTTAACCACAAGGAAAATCATGGAGCAAATCAATGGTCTACAGTAGACAAGGGAAATTTAGATAGAACCAGTagaattttaaatgtaaatgtttatattgaatgtgaTCATGAAACATGCAACTTAGGGGTTACAGATTTTTTGGTATATTTTAAGTGGAGTTatcttatttgtctttttttttttttatctaagtTTGATCCTATTGCTAAGGTctgtttcaaaaaaataaagggaTTCATCATCAAAGACACCAGGACATTTTGCCAGAGTAAGCTAACATTTTCACTCACAGAAATGTTACCATCAGATATATTTTGCAGCTGTGTGACAATGGTTATAAGAATGTTACCCTTTAAGTGGCAgcaaaatgcaacagaaaacagatcGCACATTATTTTACATGGTTTACAT encodes:
- the lgr6 gene encoding leucine-rich repeat-containing G-protein coupled receptor 6, whose amino-acid sequence is MLLVPLLVYIAGGVWGSAPGVWGYGWIQDKQGPMMPLCPTPCQCEKDGIFVMVDCSELGLSSVPANLSPLTTYLDLSMNNISEIQPRAFHRLHLLSELRISGNQLRYISGHALQGLHNLKVLMLQNNQLERLPDDAPWDLPNLLSLRLDANLLSEVPAGTFRGVRSLRHLWLDDNSLTTIPVTALDSLPSLQAMTLALNQITHIPDYAFTNLTALVVLHLHNNQIQSMGERCFEGLHSLETLDLNYNDLKEFPVAIRTLSKLQELGFHNNNIKAIPERAFVGNPQLQTIHFYENPIQFVGKSAFQFLPKLHTLSLNGATQIQEFPDLKGTTSLEILTLTRAGLSTLPLDLCEQLPRLRVLELSHNQIEDLPSFYHCSALQEIGLQHNQIRRIESQTFQQLTSLRALDLSWNMIEWIHADAFTSLHSLIKLDLTENHLSSVPVAGLGSLTHLKLRGNTNLYEAFSPDNFPRMRVIEMPYAYQCCVYGSCESYKPSNQWDTEQSNTDEDLHKRTVAMYPIHAESHYDPDLEEFQMEIEESKLQTSVQCTPTPGPFRPCDSLLGSWLVRVGLWSISLVSLLGNSLLLLSLFGSPGYLSPLRFTVACMGASNLLTGVCTCTLTLVDALTLGEFGHHGARWEGGPGCQATGWVWVFASEASVLLLTLAAVQCGVSVTCTRAYGKSPSLGSVRTCALFCLTLSLTMASLPLVGIGEYGSSPFCLPSPLPPPSSRLPSSLGFPLALIMMNTICLLIVTGSYIRLYWELLRGECEGLWDCTMIKHVAWLIFTNGLLYIPVAFLSLCSLLGLLSLGEEVLKSVLLLLQPLPACLNPLLFLLFTRDHSQYFFWPRPKAHPQLRRDRTLDSLVSVETEKSSCSDSSTQASLADTDTLYPGGSSLQPRLDPIRFSHCSSASSVPLIPCQIPTPAARDRDRATEQDSLNDNECRRSLDQDVIHNTCALYHSTKTPSLTSHP